A window from Micromonospora terminaliae encodes these proteins:
- a CDS encoding ArsR/SmtB family transcription factor, whose product MATYRTDDGWDALGDPTRRAIVASLAERPRAVGELADELPISRPAVSQHLKVLKEAGLVTDQAAGTRRVYRLNPAGVAALRDQLDTFWNRALAGYRDVVEQPTEETP is encoded by the coding sequence GTGGCTACTTACCGAACGGACGACGGTTGGGACGCCCTGGGTGATCCCACCCGGCGGGCGATCGTCGCGAGCCTGGCCGAGCGGCCCCGCGCCGTCGGCGAACTCGCCGACGAACTCCCCATCAGCCGGCCCGCGGTGTCCCAGCACCTCAAGGTCCTCAAGGAGGCCGGTCTGGTCACCGACCAGGCGGCCGGCACCCGCCGGGTCTACCGGCTCAATCCGGCCGGCGTGGCCGCGCTGCGCGACCAGCTGGACACCTTCTGGAACCGCGCGCTGGCCGGCTACCGGGACGTCGTCGAACAACCCACCGAGGAGACCCCATGA
- a CDS encoding S8 family peptidase: MRSVRTLSALALLVLGVSAAAPGTSPVSAQPRAAKPATTPPVAAKPRTVTLLTGDTVHVSTVNGQTAVNVVPGKGRERIPFITHSAGADVRVIPADAVGLLNRGKLDQRLFDVSMLVDFGYDDSRATLPLIVQHSGAAPAGLAGSRTTRQIGRASAVAESRADAVSFWNSLTSASGTERRLRAGFDKVWLDGLRHPTLDVSVPLTGAPEAWRAGWTGAGVKVGVIDTGVDQTHPDLAGRVAAAENFTSDPDTLDRVGHGTHVASTIAGTAAASEGRYKGMAPGATLYSAKVCVEEGCPESAILAGMTWAAEQGVKVANMSLGGQDTPETDPIEAALADLTHRYGVLFVVAAGNSGEGGESTVNSPGGVSEALTVGAVTKTGELAEFSSRGPRAGDAGIKPDVTAPGVGIVAARSSTSGLWPNDENPQYTSLNGTSMATPHVAGAAAILTQQHPDWTPERIKSTLMAAAKPNATIGVYEQGAGFLDVARAIRQTVTASPVSVAFGRTTAAQQQTITYANSGSTALTLAVSLDAKDADGAPAPAGLFSLSATSVTVPAGGTAGVTVTVQAGTGLPDRYFGGEVTATGDGAQVQTPVALDVARHRLSLKLVGPDGGAPTPDQGWVTLLTDLDRQTTTVFDDPATTTYQVRAGRYLLQTYLLTGDPFLPQITSLMRPSLDLTGDQALTMDARLAKPVVVSVPNARATAVHQEFGWTIRTEQPQIWGSNDPFGVLMGLPFDHLRTAQIGAGRTPGFVSYLNGMWGQVAEDGSLHNSPYAYRVYLYEPEKMMTGLTRRLRAGDFATVRSRISADVAGVPVARTAVAHAPGNSPIYRDERNVPPSFTYDVPSTVTEYYNQDKQAVWQSTSSQLRYTYYESAWTSFRPGRTYDVKWATGVAGPVFPEPNFGQQFATRYWGDTLGGPGPLHGDGTGHMGFRHVRGGSVQVDLYRNGVKVGEANQTPWVWDVPAEKGNYRLAATFRSDPEFTLSTVVDAEWTFTSAHVPDGELVKLPMTAIRYSPDLDIDNRAPAGRLFAVPVSLDRQVGAAPGRTRTLTVEASFDDGRTWQRLTVQRHGEKGVAWVRNPAGSGFVSLRAAATDTSGNTVKQTVLRAYRY; the protein is encoded by the coding sequence ATGCGTTCAGTTCGCACGTTATCGGCGCTGGCACTGCTGGTGCTGGGCGTCTCGGCGGCGGCTCCGGGCACCTCACCGGTGTCCGCGCAGCCCCGCGCCGCGAAGCCGGCGACCACACCCCCGGTCGCGGCCAAGCCCCGGACGGTCACCCTGCTCACCGGCGACACCGTCCACGTCAGCACCGTCAACGGCCAGACGGCCGTGAACGTCGTACCGGGCAAGGGACGGGAACGGATCCCGTTCATCACCCACAGCGCCGGCGCGGACGTGCGGGTCATCCCCGCCGACGCCGTCGGCCTGCTCAACCGGGGCAAGCTCGACCAGCGCCTCTTCGACGTCTCGATGCTCGTCGACTTCGGCTACGACGACAGCCGGGCCACCCTGCCGCTCATCGTCCAGCACAGCGGCGCCGCCCCCGCCGGTCTCGCCGGGAGCCGGACCACCCGGCAGATCGGCAGGGCCAGCGCCGTGGCGGAGAGCCGCGCCGACGCGGTGTCCTTCTGGAACAGCCTCACGTCGGCGAGCGGCACCGAGCGGCGCCTGCGGGCCGGGTTCGACAAGGTCTGGCTCGACGGGCTGCGCCACCCGACCCTCGACGTCAGCGTTCCGCTCACCGGCGCGCCGGAGGCCTGGCGCGCGGGCTGGACGGGCGCCGGGGTGAAGGTCGGCGTGATCGACACCGGCGTCGACCAGACCCACCCCGACCTGGCCGGCCGCGTCGCCGCCGCGGAGAACTTCACCTCCGACCCGGACACCCTCGACCGGGTCGGCCACGGCACCCACGTCGCCTCCACCATCGCCGGCACGGCGGCCGCGTCGGAGGGCCGCTACAAGGGCATGGCGCCCGGCGCGACCCTCTACAGCGCCAAGGTCTGCGTCGAGGAGGGCTGCCCGGAGTCGGCGATCCTGGCCGGCATGACGTGGGCGGCCGAGCAGGGCGTCAAGGTCGCCAACATGAGCCTGGGCGGCCAGGACACCCCGGAGACCGACCCGATCGAGGCGGCCCTGGCCGACCTCACCCACCGCTACGGCGTGCTCTTCGTCGTCGCCGCCGGCAACAGCGGCGAGGGCGGCGAGTCCACGGTGAACTCGCCCGGCGGGGTGAGCGAGGCGCTGACCGTGGGCGCCGTGACCAAGACGGGCGAGCTGGCCGAGTTCTCCAGCCGGGGCCCGCGCGCGGGCGACGCCGGCATCAAGCCGGATGTCACCGCTCCCGGCGTCGGCATCGTCGCCGCCCGCAGCTCGACCTCCGGCCTGTGGCCCAACGACGAGAACCCGCAGTACACCAGCCTCAACGGCACCTCGATGGCGACTCCGCACGTGGCCGGCGCCGCGGCGATCCTGACCCAGCAGCACCCGGACTGGACGCCCGAGCGGATCAAGTCCACGCTGATGGCGGCCGCGAAGCCGAACGCCACCATCGGTGTCTACGAGCAGGGCGCCGGCTTCCTCGACGTCGCCCGGGCGATCCGGCAGACCGTCACGGCGAGCCCGGTCAGCGTCGCCTTCGGGCGGACCACCGCGGCGCAGCAGCAGACGATCACGTACGCGAACAGCGGCTCGACCGCCCTCACGCTGGCGGTCTCCCTCGACGCGAAGGACGCCGACGGCGCCCCGGCGCCGGCCGGCCTGTTCAGCCTCAGCGCCACCTCGGTGACGGTCCCGGCGGGCGGCACGGCCGGCGTGACGGTCACCGTGCAGGCCGGGACCGGCCTGCCCGACCGCTACTTCGGCGGTGAGGTGACCGCCACCGGCGACGGCGCGCAGGTGCAGACCCCGGTGGCGCTCGACGTCGCCCGCCACCGGCTGAGCCTCAAGCTCGTCGGGCCGGACGGCGGGGCGCCCACCCCGGACCAGGGCTGGGTGACCCTCCTGACCGACCTGGACCGGCAGACCACGACGGTCTTCGACGACCCCGCGACCACCACCTACCAGGTCCGCGCGGGCCGTTACCTGCTCCAGACCTACCTGTTGACCGGCGACCCGTTCCTCCCGCAGATCACGTCGCTGATGCGCCCGAGCCTCGACCTGACCGGCGACCAGGCGCTGACCATGGACGCCCGCCTGGCGAAGCCCGTCGTGGTGTCGGTGCCGAACGCCAGGGCCACCGCGGTCCACCAGGAGTTCGGCTGGACGATCCGGACCGAGCAACCGCAGATCTGGGGTAGCAACGACCCGTTCGGTGTGCTCATGGGCCTGCCCTTCGACCACCTGCGGACCGCGCAGATCGGGGCCGGCAGGACGCCCGGCTTCGTGTCCTACCTCAACGGGATGTGGGGCCAGGTCGCCGAGGACGGCAGCCTGCACAACAGCCCGTACGCCTACCGGGTCTACCTCTACGAGCCCGAGAAGATGATGACCGGGCTGACCCGCAGGCTGCGCGCCGGCGACTTCGCCACGGTGCGTTCCCGGATCAGCGCGGACGTGGCCGGCGTGCCGGTCGCCCGGACCGCCGTGGCGCACGCGCCGGGCAACTCGCCGATCTACCGGGACGAACGCAACGTCCCGCCGAGCTTCACCTACGACGTGCCGAGCACCGTCACCGAGTACTACAACCAGGACAAGCAGGCGGTGTGGCAGTCGACCTCGTCCCAGCTGCGGTACACCTACTACGAGTCGGCGTGGACCAGCTTCCGCCCCGGGCGCACGTACGACGTGAAGTGGGCCACCGGCGTGGCCGGGCCGGTCTTCCCGGAGCCGAACTTCGGCCAGCAGTTCGCCACCCGCTACTGGGGCGACACGCTGGGCGGCCCCGGGCCGCTGCACGGTGACGGCACCGGGCACATGGGCTTCCGCCATGTTCGCGGTGGCAGCGTGCAGGTGGACCTCTACCGCAACGGGGTCAAGGTCGGCGAGGCGAACCAGACGCCCTGGGTGTGGGACGTGCCCGCCGAGAAGGGGAACTACCGGCTGGCCGCGACCTTCCGCAGCGACCCGGAGTTCACCCTGTCCACCGTGGTGGACGCGGAGTGGACCTTCACGTCCGCGCACGTGCCCGACGGCGAACTGGTGAAGCTGCCGATGACGGCGATCCGGTACAGCCCGGACCTCGACATCGACAACCGGGCGCCGGCCGGCCGGCTGTTCGCCGTCCCGGTCTCCCTCGACCGTCAGGTCGGGGCGGCGCCGGGCCGGACCCGGACCCTGACCGTCGAGGCGTCCTTCGACGACGGCCGGACGTGGCAGCGGTTGACCGTGCAGCGGCACGGCGAGAAGGGGGTCGCCTGGGTGCGCAACCCGGCGGGCTCCGGCTTCGTCTCGCTGCGGGCCGCCGCCACGGACACCAGCGGCAACACGGTCAAGCAGACCGTCCTCCGCGCCTACCGGTACTGA
- a CDS encoding nucleotide disphospho-sugar-binding domain-containing protein, with amino-acid sequence MRVLIVAAPLQGHLLPLVPLALAWRDAGHDVLVASGGDALTVDLGGLAAHDVAPGFAFGRIAGRVLLRHPLLARRELAGRAGTAVVGELFGAANAAFVDAVVALARRERPDLVVHEPLGVAGAVAAARVGVPAVLQENNLFPAADLVAAVTASRPMRRHRIGAPAAMITVSPPSLTGPRPGLPMRAAPYSGGGEVPDWLLHAGERPRIVVSRSTVAGPGGGDPTAAIIAAAPAVDADIVLVRPPGRLPRLPANVRAVGRVPLDRVLPHATASVHHGGAGSVLGALAAGVPQLVVPGPGDRRHNADLVARRGAGLGVAARAITPDVLTRLVTDAALARAAVEVRDEMAAMPPPAAVVSELTALLA; translated from the coding sequence ATGCGGGTCCTGATCGTCGCCGCGCCGCTGCAGGGGCACCTGTTGCCGCTCGTCCCACTCGCCCTCGCCTGGCGGGACGCCGGCCACGACGTGCTGGTCGCCAGTGGCGGCGACGCGCTCACCGTCGACCTCGGCGGCCTGGCGGCGCACGACGTCGCGCCGGGGTTCGCGTTCGGTCGCATCGCGGGCCGGGTGCTGCTGCGGCATCCGTTGCTGGCCCGCCGGGAACTGGCCGGGCGTGCGGGCACCGCCGTCGTCGGTGAGCTGTTCGGCGCCGCCAACGCCGCGTTCGTGGACGCCGTGGTGGCGCTGGCCCGGCGGGAGCGCCCCGACCTGGTCGTCCACGAGCCGCTCGGCGTGGCCGGGGCGGTCGCCGCGGCACGGGTCGGTGTTCCCGCCGTCCTTCAGGAGAACAACCTGTTCCCGGCCGCCGACCTCGTGGCGGCCGTGACGGCGAGCAGGCCGATGCGGCGGCACCGGATCGGCGCTCCGGCCGCCATGATCACGGTGTCACCGCCGAGCCTCACCGGTCCGCGACCGGGGCTGCCCATGCGGGCGGCGCCGTACTCGGGCGGGGGAGAGGTGCCGGACTGGCTCCTGCACGCCGGGGAGCGACCGCGGATCGTCGTGAGCCGCAGCACCGTCGCCGGTCCTGGTGGCGGCGACCCGACGGCCGCGATCATCGCGGCCGCGCCGGCCGTGGACGCCGACATCGTGCTGGTCCGGCCGCCCGGCCGGCTGCCGCGGCTGCCGGCGAACGTCCGGGCGGTCGGCCGCGTGCCGCTGGACCGGGTGCTCCCGCACGCGACGGCGTCCGTGCACCACGGCGGTGCGGGCAGCGTGCTCGGTGCGCTGGCGGCCGGTGTCCCGCAGCTCGTCGTACCCGGCCCGGGGGACCGGCGGCACAACGCCGACCTGGTCGCGCGGCGCGGCGCGGGCCTCGGGGTGGCCGCCCGGGCCATCACCCCGGACGTGCTGACCCGGCTCGTCACCGACGCGGCGCTGGCGAGGGCGGCCGTCGAGGTCCGCGACGAGATGGCCGCCATGCCGCCGCCCGCCGCCGTGGTGTCCGAGCTGACCGCGCTCCTCGCCTGA
- a CDS encoding cupin domain-containing protein, translating into MSHEPGVAERPAVRRTELQRHPASVPGRLIVQTLFEIPVGLASGRHRHPGEEVGFLIHGVVAMEFDDRPTLTIHAGEPFLIPPGVVHNARNITADVTTMMLSTYFVDETQPLVTPCD; encoded by the coding sequence ATGTCGCACGAACCAGGCGTCGCGGAGCGGCCCGCCGTCCGGCGCACCGAACTTCAGCGGCACCCGGCCTCCGTGCCCGGCCGGCTGATCGTCCAGACGTTGTTCGAGATCCCGGTGGGACTCGCGTCGGGCCGGCACCGGCATCCCGGTGAGGAGGTGGGCTTCCTCATCCACGGCGTGGTCGCCATGGAGTTCGACGACCGGCCCACCCTGACCATTCACGCCGGGGAGCCGTTCCTGATCCCGCCCGGAGTCGTCCACAACGCCCGGAACATCACGGCCGACGTCACCACCATGATGCTGTCGACCTACTTCGTCGACGAGACGCAGCCGTTGGTGACGCCCTGCGACTGA
- a CDS encoding sigma-70 family RNA polymerase sigma factor translates to MGEIVLGAPDGSPAGRAERMTALHADHGRAVLRLLLLLTRDQPQTAEDLLQETMLRAWRHLDAVPDEPDAARRWLLTVARRLVIDGVRRRRVRPAEVHLVDMTWIPARDDTTGTALASHTVRRALRRLSPAQRSLLSEVFLVGRSPEEVAGRLGVPIGTVKSRTHHALRALRTGLKAA, encoded by the coding sequence ATGGGGGAGATCGTGCTGGGGGCACCCGACGGATCACCGGCCGGCCGGGCCGAGCGCATGACCGCGCTGCACGCGGACCACGGCCGTGCCGTGCTGCGCCTGCTGCTCCTGCTGACGCGGGACCAGCCGCAGACGGCCGAGGATCTGCTCCAGGAGACGATGCTGCGGGCCTGGCGGCACCTCGACGCGGTGCCGGACGAGCCCGACGCCGCCCGCAGGTGGCTCCTCACCGTCGCCCGGCGACTCGTCATCGACGGGGTCCGGCGGAGGCGCGTCCGCCCGGCCGAGGTCCACCTCGTCGACATGACCTGGATCCCCGCCCGTGACGACACCACCGGCACGGCGCTGGCGTCGCACACCGTCCGGCGCGCGCTCCGCCGGCTCAGCCCGGCGCAGCGCAGCCTGCTCTCCGAGGTCTTCCTCGTCGGGCGGTCCCCGGAGGAGGTCGCGGGCCGGCTGGGGGTGCCGATCGGCACCGTGAAGTCCCGGACCCACCATGCCCTGCGTGCCCTGCGCACCGGCCTCAAGGCGGCCTGA
- the ddaH gene encoding dimethylargininase, giving the protein MTRGTALVRRPGDRLAEGLVTHIERTDVDVARARRQHEAYRAALAGAGWRVREVDPADQCPDAVFVEDTVVVCDDLAVLTRPGAPERRPEVPGTEKAVREAGLEVVRIEAPGTLDGGDVLQIGTTVHVGRGGRTNDAGIAQLAAHLATRGRTVVPVPLRDVLHLKSAVTALPDGTLLALPDLLDTTVLRQPLRAVDEEAGCHVVPLGDDLVLMAASAPRTAALVSGLGFTPVVVDIDEYEKLEGCVTCLSVLIPHA; this is encoded by the coding sequence ATGACACGAGGCACCGCCCTGGTCCGGCGACCCGGCGACCGGCTGGCCGAAGGCCTGGTGACCCACATCGAGCGCACCGACGTGGACGTCGCGCGGGCCCGGCGGCAGCACGAGGCGTACCGGGCCGCGCTCGCCGGCGCCGGCTGGCGGGTGCGCGAGGTCGACCCGGCCGACCAGTGCCCGGACGCCGTGTTCGTCGAGGACACCGTGGTGGTCTGCGACGACCTGGCGGTGCTGACCCGCCCCGGCGCACCGGAGCGCCGCCCGGAGGTCCCCGGCACCGAGAAGGCGGTCCGGGAGGCCGGCCTCGAGGTCGTACGGATCGAGGCGCCCGGCACGCTGGACGGCGGCGACGTGCTGCAGATCGGCACCACGGTCCACGTGGGCCGCGGGGGCCGCACCAACGACGCGGGCATCGCCCAGCTGGCCGCCCACCTGGCGACCCGCGGGCGCACGGTGGTCCCCGTCCCGCTGCGCGACGTGCTGCACCTGAAGTCGGCCGTGACGGCGCTGCCCGACGGCACCCTGCTCGCGCTGCCCGACCTGCTCGACACGACCGTGCTGCGGCAGCCGCTGCGCGCGGTCGACGAGGAGGCCGGCTGCCATGTCGTGCCACTCGGGGACGACCTCGTGCTGATGGCCGCGTCGGCGCCGCGCACCGCGGCGCTCGTGTCGGGCCTCGGCTTCACGCCCGTCGTCGTCGACATCGACGAGTACGAGAAGCTCGAAGGCTGCGTCACCTGCCTGAGCGTGCTGATCCCCCACGCCTGA
- a CDS encoding alpha/beta fold hydrolase has product MTSTSARPGKPTVVLVHGAFADSSSWNGVVERLIAAGVAVKAVPNPLRGIAEDAAYVASALQQTPGPVLAVGHSYGGAVITNAASRVDNVVGLVYVAAFAPDDGETIMDIEGASKDSVLNSAIQPAQYPTASGAEAEFQIDPAKFHDAFAADVPEKDAAVMAVTQRPVSALAFSTPTTDPAWKKLPSWAAVATGDKAAGSDAVLRMAERAGATITRIEASHVVMVTQPQAVTDVIMQALGSVSG; this is encoded by the coding sequence ATGACCAGCACCTCCGCACGTCCCGGCAAGCCCACGGTCGTCCTGGTGCACGGCGCCTTCGCCGACAGTTCCAGCTGGAACGGGGTGGTGGAGCGGCTGATCGCCGCGGGCGTCGCCGTGAAGGCGGTGCCGAACCCGCTGCGCGGCATCGCCGAGGACGCCGCGTACGTGGCGAGCGCTCTGCAGCAGACGCCGGGGCCCGTGCTCGCGGTCGGCCACTCCTACGGCGGGGCCGTCATCACCAACGCCGCCTCGCGGGTCGACAACGTCGTCGGCCTGGTCTACGTCGCGGCCTTCGCGCCCGACGACGGCGAGACCATCATGGACATCGAGGGAGCGTCCAAGGACAGCGTCCTGAACTCGGCGATCCAGCCGGCGCAGTACCCGACCGCGTCGGGCGCCGAGGCGGAGTTCCAGATCGACCCGGCGAAGTTCCACGACGCGTTCGCCGCCGACGTGCCCGAGAAGGACGCCGCCGTCATGGCGGTCACCCAGCGTCCCGTCTCCGCGCTGGCCTTCTCCACGCCCACGACCGACCCCGCCTGGAAGAAGCTGCCCTCCTGGGCCGCCGTGGCCACCGGCGACAAGGCCGCCGGCAGCGACGCGGTGCTGCGCATGGCCGAGCGCGCCGGCGCCACGATCACCCGGATCGAGGCCTCCCACGTCGTCATGGTGACCCAGCCGCAGGCGGTCACCGACGTCATCATGCAGGCGCTCGGCTCCGTCTCCGGCTGA
- a CDS encoding SRPBCC family protein: protein MTEATSVVVRRQIVVEAPLERAFTVFTERFGDFKPPEHNLLRAPIAETVFEPRVGGHIYDRAVDGSECRWARVLAYEPPDRVVFSWDISPQWQVETDPDNTSEVEVRFVAESPQRTRVELEHRHLDRHGPGWQSVRDGVGHDEGWPLYLSRYAALFTPGS from the coding sequence ATGACCGAGGCAACATCCGTCGTCGTCCGCCGGCAGATCGTCGTCGAGGCGCCGCTGGAAAGGGCGTTCACCGTGTTCACCGAGCGGTTCGGTGACTTCAAGCCGCCGGAGCACAACCTGCTCCGCGCGCCGATCGCGGAAACCGTGTTCGAACCCAGGGTCGGCGGCCACATCTACGACCGGGCCGTCGACGGCAGCGAGTGCCGCTGGGCGCGCGTGCTCGCCTACGAACCGCCGGACCGGGTGGTGTTCAGCTGGGACATCAGCCCGCAGTGGCAGGTCGAGACCGATCCGGACAACACCAGCGAGGTCGAGGTCCGTTTCGTCGCCGAGTCACCGCAGCGCACCCGGGTGGAGCTGGAGCACCGGCACCTCGACCGGCACGGCCCGGGCTGGCAGTCCGTCCGCGACGGCGTCGGCCACGACGAGGGCTGGCCGCTCTACCTGAGCCGCTACGCCGCCCTGTTCACCCCGGGCAGCTGA